In Salmo trutta chromosome 28, fSalTru1.1, whole genome shotgun sequence, one DNA window encodes the following:
- the LOC115166061 gene encoding DENN domain-containing protein 2D isoform X1: MEGERPHRRSWSFSSFYPKRKQLTDGQDTGFRRRGLQFYSSVREASRNERVLEEREEVDAPVTGASGGPTHLVQLRPMADRLKSEQPQSAANGKEKDALSFDLSTVQPSEHEKGERGAIKRLSTMWSSFRGKHDKDRVMKEPPLQESLEPAPVDTPAKEQRYMSGQYFFEYLVVVSLKKSKEGAYEPQITYQFPKRDGMVRFQREEEEKTLKAITLFCFPEGINWAPLTEYHSETFSFVLTEIDGSRRNGYCRRLLPHGNGARPPEAYCIISRLACFGLFSKIFDEVEKRRQISMAMIYPFMQSLREAAFPAPGNTVKIKSFIPDKGTEIISLTRPLDSWLEHVDFRTLFRCLTDEEVLLVFAAAVMERRIVFIAEELSTLSQVIHAVVALLYPFTWQHTFISIVPEILIDVVMAPTPYLLGVQKRLLEQVTDQSDLLVVDLSEDKGDTFLVQSGDEKYILPPKLQDEILQALRNRKEKATVEELNTVVSEAFLPFFVKTVGHFASYVTRKGSGQPGVFQSRAFYKAIESKTTRHFVKKFLQTQMFDLFIQELEQQQPASLQQGIFHKKIVEYQEKKKREKAKKR; encoded by the exons atggagggagagaggcctCATAGAAGAAGCTGGAGCTTTTCCTCTTTTTATCCCAAAC GTAAACAGCTAACAGATGGCCAAGACACTGGATTTAGACGGAGAGGGCTGCAGTTCTACTCCTCGGTGCGCGAGGCCTCAAGAAACG AGAGGGttctagaggagagggaggaggttgaTGCTCCTGTGACGGGCGCCTCAGGAGGACCCACCCATCTGGTCCAGCTGAGGCCGATGGCTGACCGGTTAAAGA GTGAGCAACCTCAAAGCGCCGCCAATGGGAAAGAGAAAGACGCCCTGTCATTTGACCTCA GCACCGTTCAACCCAGCGAGCATGAGAAGGGTGAGAGAGGTGCCATCAAGAGGCTAAGCACCATGTGGTCCTCATTCCGGGGCAAACACGACAAAGACC GGGTGATGAAGGAGCCACCCCTTCAGGAGTCTTTGGAGCCAGCTCCGGTGGACACCCCAGCCAAGGAGCAGCGCTACATGAGTGGGCAGTACTTCTTTGAGTACTTGGTTGTGGTCAGCCTCAAGAAATCCAAAGAGGGGGCCTACGAGCCACAGATCACCTACCAGTTCCCCAAA AGGGATGGGATGGTGAGATTccaaagagaggaggaggaaaagaccCTGAAGGCCATCACACTCTTCTGTTTCCCTGAGGGCATCAACTGGGCCCCCCTAACAGAGTACCACAG TGAGACATTCTCATTTGTCTTGACTGAGATCGACGGCAGCAGAAGGAACGGATACTGTAGGAGGCTACTG CCCCATGGCAACGGCGCTCGCCCACCTGAGGCCTACTGCATCATTAGCAGGTTGGCTTGTTTCGGACTGTTCTCCAAG ATCTTTGACGAGGTGGAGAAGCGGCGCCAGATCTCCATGGCGATGATCTACCCGTTCATGCAAAGCCTGAGGGAGGCGGCGTTCCCCGCCCCAGGCAACACAGTCAAGATCAAGAGCTTCATCCCCGACAAAGGCACTGAG ATCATCAGTCTGACGCGGCCGTTGGACTCATGGCTAGAGCATGTGGACTTCCGCACACTCTTTCGCTGCTTGACGGACGAGGAGGTTCTGCTCGTGTTCGCTGCCGCTGTTATGGAGCGACGCATCGTCTTCATAGCGGAGGAGCTCAG caCCCTGTCCCAGGTGATCCACGCCGTGGTCGCCCTGCTCTACCCCTTCACCTGGCAGCACACCTTCATCTCCATCGTCCCCGAGATCCTCATTGACGTGGTCATGGCCCCCACCCCCTACCTGCTGGGAGTACAGAAGCGGCTCCTGGAACAGGTCACAGACCAGAGCGAC CTGCTTGTTGTGGACTTGTCAGAGGATAAGGGGGACACTTTCCTAGTTCAA AGCGGAGATGAGAAGTATATTCTGCCCCCTAAGCTCCAAGATGAAATACTGCAGGCACTAAGAAATAGGAAAGAAAAAGCCA CTGTGGAGGAGCTGAACACGGTGGTCTCGGAAGCCTTCCTGCCCTTCTTCGTGAAGACTGTCGGCCATTTTGCATCATACGTGACGCGGAAAGGAAGCGGGCAACCGGGGGTGTTTCAGAGCAGGGCCTTCTACAAGGCTATCGAGTCCAAGACCACGCGGCACTTTGTCAAGAAGTTCCTCCAGACCCAGATGTTTGACCTGTTTATCCAAGAgttggagcagcagcagccagCGAGCCTCCAGCAAG gaattttccacaAAAAGATTGTTGAATACCAGGaaaagaagaaaagagagaaggcAAAGAAGAGATAG
- the LOC115166061 gene encoding DENN domain-containing protein 2D isoform X2, giving the protein MSGDEVKRRIRKTHGQKHMKQRWSEQPQSAANGKEKDALSFDLSTVQPSEHEKGERGAIKRLSTMWSSFRGKHDKDRVMKEPPLQESLEPAPVDTPAKEQRYMSGQYFFEYLVVVSLKKSKEGAYEPQITYQFPKRDGMVRFQREEEEKTLKAITLFCFPEGINWAPLTEYHSETFSFVLTEIDGSRRNGYCRRLLPHGNGARPPEAYCIISRLACFGLFSKIFDEVEKRRQISMAMIYPFMQSLREAAFPAPGNTVKIKSFIPDKGTEIISLTRPLDSWLEHVDFRTLFRCLTDEEVLLVFAAAVMERRIVFIAEELSTLSQVIHAVVALLYPFTWQHTFISIVPEILIDVVMAPTPYLLGVQKRLLEQVTDQSDLLVVDLSEDKGDTFLVQSGDEKYILPPKLQDEILQALRNRKEKATVEELNTVVSEAFLPFFVKTVGHFASYVTRKGSGQPGVFQSRAFYKAIESKTTRHFVKKFLQTQMFDLFIQELEQQQPASLQQGIFHKKIVEYQEKKKREKAKKR; this is encoded by the exons ATGAGTGGAGATGAGGTGAAGAGGAGGATTCGAAAAACACATGGACAAAAACATATGAAGCAGAGATGGA GTGAGCAACCTCAAAGCGCCGCCAATGGGAAAGAGAAAGACGCCCTGTCATTTGACCTCA GCACCGTTCAACCCAGCGAGCATGAGAAGGGTGAGAGAGGTGCCATCAAGAGGCTAAGCACCATGTGGTCCTCATTCCGGGGCAAACACGACAAAGACC GGGTGATGAAGGAGCCACCCCTTCAGGAGTCTTTGGAGCCAGCTCCGGTGGACACCCCAGCCAAGGAGCAGCGCTACATGAGTGGGCAGTACTTCTTTGAGTACTTGGTTGTGGTCAGCCTCAAGAAATCCAAAGAGGGGGCCTACGAGCCACAGATCACCTACCAGTTCCCCAAA AGGGATGGGATGGTGAGATTccaaagagaggaggaggaaaagaccCTGAAGGCCATCACACTCTTCTGTTTCCCTGAGGGCATCAACTGGGCCCCCCTAACAGAGTACCACAG TGAGACATTCTCATTTGTCTTGACTGAGATCGACGGCAGCAGAAGGAACGGATACTGTAGGAGGCTACTG CCCCATGGCAACGGCGCTCGCCCACCTGAGGCCTACTGCATCATTAGCAGGTTGGCTTGTTTCGGACTGTTCTCCAAG ATCTTTGACGAGGTGGAGAAGCGGCGCCAGATCTCCATGGCGATGATCTACCCGTTCATGCAAAGCCTGAGGGAGGCGGCGTTCCCCGCCCCAGGCAACACAGTCAAGATCAAGAGCTTCATCCCCGACAAAGGCACTGAG ATCATCAGTCTGACGCGGCCGTTGGACTCATGGCTAGAGCATGTGGACTTCCGCACACTCTTTCGCTGCTTGACGGACGAGGAGGTTCTGCTCGTGTTCGCTGCCGCTGTTATGGAGCGACGCATCGTCTTCATAGCGGAGGAGCTCAG caCCCTGTCCCAGGTGATCCACGCCGTGGTCGCCCTGCTCTACCCCTTCACCTGGCAGCACACCTTCATCTCCATCGTCCCCGAGATCCTCATTGACGTGGTCATGGCCCCCACCCCCTACCTGCTGGGAGTACAGAAGCGGCTCCTGGAACAGGTCACAGACCAGAGCGAC CTGCTTGTTGTGGACTTGTCAGAGGATAAGGGGGACACTTTCCTAGTTCAA AGCGGAGATGAGAAGTATATTCTGCCCCCTAAGCTCCAAGATGAAATACTGCAGGCACTAAGAAATAGGAAAGAAAAAGCCA CTGTGGAGGAGCTGAACACGGTGGTCTCGGAAGCCTTCCTGCCCTTCTTCGTGAAGACTGTCGGCCATTTTGCATCATACGTGACGCGGAAAGGAAGCGGGCAACCGGGGGTGTTTCAGAGCAGGGCCTTCTACAAGGCTATCGAGTCCAAGACCACGCGGCACTTTGTCAAGAAGTTCCTCCAGACCCAGATGTTTGACCTGTTTATCCAAGAgttggagcagcagcagccagCGAGCCTCCAGCAAG gaattttccacaAAAAGATTGTTGAATACCAGGaaaagaagaaaagagagaaggcAAAGAAGAGATAG
- the dram2a gene encoding DNA damage-regulated autophagy modulator protein 2 gives MWWFQRGVCALPAALVTWSLATFVVSYVTAVLLGHVDLLVPYISDASAVVPERCVFGFMLSISSFLGVATVYVRYKHVQALALGGELKLHRLNCAGMVLGIMSSVGMCVVANFQKTTIMSVHLLGAGLTFGCGALYILVQTGVSYHMQPRFHGRDILWARTAMGLWTMASVIILFVSSTILFDDLPGVDRKIRWRPEEMGYTAHLVSAVAEWCLAFSFICFFLTYIRDFQKIQLRVQVVMQSNHLYDYAHYDVREHAHHGEHSPLLAGSI, from the exons ATGTGGTGGTTCCAGAGGGGGGTATGTGCCCTCCCTGCAGCCCTGGTCACCTGGTCCTTAGCCACCTTCGTTGTCAGTTATGTCACCGCTGTGCTGCTGGGCCACGTCGACCTACTAGTGCCCTACATCAG TGATGCCAGCGCCGTGGTTCCCGAACGCTGTGTCTTTGGGTTCATGCTGAGCATCTCTTCCTTTTTAG GTGTAGCCACTGTCTATGTGCGATACAAGCATGTCCAGGCTCTGGCACTAGGGGGCGAGCTTAAACTGCATCGACTTAACTGTGCTGGCATGGTCCTGGGTATCATGAGCTCAGTGGGCATGTGCGTCGTCGCCAACTTCCAG AAAACCACCATCATGTCAGTGCACCTGCTGGGGGCGGGGCTGACCTTTGGCTGCGGGGCGCTCTACATCCTGGTTCAGACGGGGGTGTCATACCACATGCAGCCTCGCTTCCATGGCCGAGACATCCTGTGGGCGCGCACCGCCATGGGGCTGTGGACAATGGCCAGCGTCATCATCT TGTTTGTGTCGTCAACCATTCTGTTTGATGACCTACCAGGCGTGGACAGAAAAATACGCTGGAGACCAGAAGAAATG GGTTACACAGCCCATCTGGTTAGTGCTGTGGCTGAGTGGTGTCTGGCCTTCTCCTTTATCTGCTTCTTCCTCACTTACATCCGTGATTTCCAG AAAATCCAGTTGCGGGTACAAGTTGTCATGCAGAGTAATCACTTGTACGACTACGCCCATTACGACGTGAGAGAGCATGCCCACCATGGAGAGCACTCGCCACTGCTGGCTGGGAGCATCTGA